One Nitrospirota bacterium genomic window, AACTGCTGGAGAGAATATAAATAAGATAACTCGTTCATCTCTCACTTTTAAGACGGGCTGAAGAAGGTTATAACCTTTGATAAAGTATCTTTAAGTTTTTTCCTCTCTACTATCATATCTATCATTCCATGCTCAAGCAGGAATTCTGCACGCTGGAAACCATCAGGCAGCTGCTGTTTTATAGTTTGTTCAACAACCCTGGGTCCGGCAAAGCCGATAAGGGCCTTAGGCTCAGCAATTATTATATCTCCCAGCATGGCAAAGCTTGCGGTAACCCCTCCGAAAGTCGGATCAGTCAATATCGAGATATACGGTATCCCCATTTCAGAGAGGCGCGATAAGGCCGCGCTGGTCTTCGCCATCTGCATTAGCGAGAGTATTCCCTCCTGCATCCTCGCCCCGCCGGAGGCAGAGACTATTATGAGGGGAAACTTTGTATTCATAGAAGTCTCTGCTGCACGCAATATCTTTTCTCCAACAACAGAACCCATGCTCCCGCCCATAAACTTGAAATTAAATATCCCAACTATTACAGGCAGTTCATTTATCTTACCCTCTCCATAGATAAATGCATCAGCATAACCTGTAGACTTCTGATAGTTCTTAATCCTGTCTTTATATTTCACTGAATCTTTAAATTCCAATGGGTCCAGGGAGTAGATAGATCCGTCCATCTCTTTGAAGCTGCCATCATCAATTATCAGGGCTATACGATCTTCAACTGATATGTAAAAGTGATACTTACACTTGGGACAGACCATGGAGCTTTTTTCTACTTCTTTCCTGTAGATGATCTCCCGGCAATAGTTACACTTTATCCAGAGCCCTTCCGGTATCTTGATCTTCTTATCTTCTTTCTTAAACCAGGCCATTTATCCCCTTTTTTAAGGACTTTACGAAACTACCTGTCCTGGACAATAATTGCTTCTTCCCAATATTTTCCTCAATAAGCCTGACAACAGCACTCCCCACTATTACGCCGTCTGCCCAGCGGGAAATCTTCCTCGCCTCCTCAGGACGGGAGATGCCAAAACCTACTGCCACAGGCAGGCCGGTGTGCCTTTGTATCTCTGAAACCTTATCCTTAATCTCGTTAAAATTAGCGAGTTTCCCTCCTGTAATACCTGTCATGGACACATAATATACAAAACCGGAAGAGACCGATGTAACCTTCTTTATCCTCTCTTCAGTACTTGTTGGCGCAAGAAGGAACACAGTGTCAAGACCTGCTTCTCTCGCATACCTGATAAACTCTTCTGCCTCCTCAGGAGGAAGATCCGGTATTATAACTCCATCTATGCCGGCAGAGACAGCTTCTGCCGGAAATCTTTCTATCCCGTATTGCAATATGATATTGTAATACGTCATAACAATAATTGGAACAGTAACCTTTTTCCTTGTCTTTTTGACAAGAGAGATGACCTTTTTAAGCGTAGTCCC contains:
- a CDS encoding acetyl-CoA carboxylase carboxyltransferase subunit beta, encoding MAWFKKEDKKIKIPEGLWIKCNYCREIIYRKEVEKSSMVCPKCKYHFYISVEDRIALIIDDGSFKEMDGSIYSLDPLEFKDSVKYKDRIKNYQKSTGYADAFIYGEGKINELPVIVGIFNFKFMGGSMGSVVGEKILRAAETSMNTKFPLIIVSASGGARMQEGILSLMQMAKTSAALSRLSEMGIPYISILTDPTFGGVTASFAMLGDIIIAEPKALIGFAGPRVVEQTIKQQLPDGFQRAEFLLEHGMIDMIVERKKLKDTLSKVITFFSPS
- a CDS encoding tryptophan synthase subunit alpha; this translates as MGRIEDTFTRLKSGNEKALITYIMAGDPDLDTTGALIETIERAGADILELGVPFSDPVADGPTIQRASDRALKSGTTLKKVISLVKKTRKKVTVPIIVMTYYNIILQYGIERFPAEAVSAGIDGVIIPDLPPEEAEEFIRYAREAGLDTVFLLAPTSTEERIKKVTSVSSGFVYYVSMTGITGGKLANFNEIKDKVSEIQRHTGLPVAVGFGISRPEEARKISRWADGVIVGSAVVRLIEENIGKKQLLSRTGSFVKSLKKGINGLV